One genomic window of Bartonella sp. JB63 includes the following:
- a CDS encoding ribose-phosphate pyrophosphokinase, producing MKLFCGNSNPRLAEDVANYLSIPLGKATVKRFADQEIFVELHENVRGQDVFVLQSSSYPANDHLMELLIMIDALRRSSTRRITAVLPYFGYARQDRKPGPRTPISAKLVANLITQAGAHRVLTLDLHAGQIQGFFDIPTDNLYAVPVIARDIKMHYSLENIIVVSPDVGGVVRARSLAKRLNSLLAIVDKRREHPGVSEVMNIIGHIAGKDCILLDDIVDSGGTLCNAASALLQHGAKSVTAYITHGVLSGKAIERITNSEMKELVITDSIMPTKAIEEAHNMRILPIADLIGEAIARTAAEQSVSSLFG from the coding sequence ATGAAACTTTTTTGCGGCAATTCTAATCCACGCCTCGCTGAAGATGTTGCAAACTATTTAAGCATTCCTCTAGGCAAAGCAACTGTAAAACGCTTTGCTGATCAAGAAATTTTTGTAGAATTGCATGAAAATGTACGTGGACAAGATGTATTTGTTTTGCAATCTTCATCCTATCCAGCAAATGATCATTTGATGGAATTACTTATTATGATTGATGCACTTCGTCGTTCTTCAACACGTCGCATTACAGCTGTCCTACCTTATTTTGGTTACGCTCGCCAAGATCGTAAACCTGGGCCACGTACTCCTATTTCTGCAAAGCTCGTTGCTAATCTCATTACTCAAGCGGGAGCTCATCGCGTTTTGACATTAGATCTTCATGCAGGACAAATCCAAGGTTTCTTTGATATTCCAACAGATAATCTTTACGCTGTTCCTGTTATTGCTCGTGATATTAAAATGCATTATTCTCTTGAAAATATAATCGTTGTTTCACCTGATGTTGGTGGTGTGGTGCGTGCACGCTCCTTAGCTAAGCGCTTAAATAGTTTGCTTGCCATTGTCGATAAACGTCGTGAACACCCAGGTGTATCAGAAGTAATGAACATCATCGGTCATATTGCTGGAAAAGATTGTATCTTGCTGGATGATATTGTCGATTCAGGTGGTACCCTGTGCAATGCAGCGAGCGCTCTTTTGCAACATGGTGCAAAAAGCGTCACAGCTTATATTACACATGGTGTCCTTTCTGGAAAGGCTATAGAGCGCATTACCAATTCAGAAATGAAAGAATTAGTTATTACTGATTCAATTATGCCAACAAAAGCAATTGAAGAAGCTCATAATATGCGTATTTTGCCAATTGCTGACTTAATCGGAGAAGCTATTGCAAGAACAGCGGCAGAACAATCTGTTTCAAGTTTATTTGGCTAA